Sequence from the Thermomonas sp. HDW16 genome:
GCTGGACGTGCAACACCTTCGCGATCGGTAGTGATTTCGAACTGAACTGCGCATCCAGCCAGACGCTCGCAGCAGGCGCAAGCGCGAATTTCACTTCCACCATCCGCATCCCGGTTCGTGGCCGCGCCAACCCCGACCTGACGCTCAGTTTGAGTGCGGGCGCATCGACCGGCGACCCCGCATCGGGCAATAACAACGCCAGCTACCAGGGAACCATCGTCAGCGGCCGCTGAGTTCATCCGCTAAACGGCATTGTCCAGAAAGCCCGGCCCGCAGCCGGGCTTTCTTTTGCGCGTTTGCCGCACCGCGCAACGCCCCATTCACCCGCAAACCGTATCATTCGAAACATTCGCAGACCGGGAACACGCATGACCTTGGCGGCCAGTTTCGAAATCGAATACCTGCAATACCTCAAGCCGGACGGCACCCTTGCCGCGCCGTTGCCACCGGCGGTGCCAGACGCGGCAGCGCTGTTGCCCTTGTTCAAACAGATGCTGTTCGTGCGCACCTTCGACACCAAGGCCATCGCCCTGCAGCGCACCGGCAAGCTGGGCACGTATGCGGCCTGCCTGGGGCATGAGGCCACCCATGTCGGCATCGGCGCCTCGATGCAGCCGGAAGACGTGTTCGCTCCCAGCTACCGCGAATACGGCGCGCAGTTCATGCGCGGCGTGCGCCCGCGCGAGGTGCTGATGTACTGGGGCGGCGACGAACGCGGCAACGATTTCGAAGGCCCGCGCAACGACTACCCGTGGTGCGTGCCGATCTCCACCCAGTGCCTGATGGCCTCCGGTGCCGCACTGGCATTCAAGCTGCGGGGCGAGAAGCGGGTGGCGGTCGCGACCTGCGGCGATGGCGGCTCCTCCAAGACCGATTTCTACGCCGCGGTGAATTCCGCCGGTGCCTATTCGCTGCCCGTGGTGCTGTGCGTGATCAACAACGGCTGGGCGATCAGCGTGCCGCGCAAGGCGCAAACTGGCGCGCAGACACTGGCGCAGAAGGGCCTGGCCGGCGGCCTACACTGCCTTCAGGTGGACGGCAACGACCTGGTCGCCGTGCTCGAAGCCCTGCGTCGCGCCCACGAACGCGCACGCAACGGCGAAGGCGGCAGCGTGATCGAATTCATGACCTATCGCCTGCACGACCACACTACCGCCGATGACGCGCGTCGTTATCGTGGCGAGGAAGAAGTGAAAGCCGCATGGCTGAAGGAACCCTTCCTGCGCCTGCGCAAGTTCCTCACCGACAACAAACTGTGGGACGAGGAACAGGAAAAAGCCTGGATCGAGGAATGCGGCAAGATGGTCGATGTCGAGATCAACGCCTACCTGGAAACCCCGGTGCAGCCGGTGGAGGCGATGTTCGATTACCTGTACGGCGACATGCCGGCGGACGTGATGGCGCAACGCGAACAGGCCATCGCCGCGGAGAAGCGCGCATGAGCGACCAACCCATTGCATTGATCGAAGCGATCACCCAGGCACTGGCCTACGAATTGCGCAACGACCCAAGCGTGGTCGTACTGGGCGAGGACGTCGGCGTCAACGGCGGCGTGTTCCGCGCCACCGCCGGTTTGTCGGCGACCTTCGGTACAGAACGCATCCTCGACACTCCGCTGGATGAAACCACCATCGCCGGCCTCACCGTTGGCATGGCCAGCCAAGGCATGAAGCCCGTGGCCGAAGCGCAGTTCGACGGCTTCATGTACCCGATGGTGGATTTCATCGTCTGTCACGCCGCGCGCATGCGATACCGCACCCGCGGCCGCTTGACCTGCCCGATGGTGCTGCGTGTGCCCTGGGGCGGTGGCATCCGCGCACCGGAACATCATTCCGAGGCCAACGAATCGATCTTCACCAACGTGCCCGGCCTGCGCGTGGTGATGCCGTCCTCGCCGCAGCGTGCCTACGGCCTGTTGCTGGCCGCGATCCGCGACCCGGATCCGGTGATCTACATGGAACCCAAGCGCATCTATCGGCAGTACAAGGAGCTCGTACCGGACGATGGCGAAGCGCTGCCGCTGGATGTCTGCTACGTGCTGCGTGATGGCAGCGACGTGACGCTGGTCACGTGGGGCGCGCAGGTCAAGGAAACGCTGGAAGCCGCGGAGAAACTCGCCGCCGATGGCATCAGCGCGGAAGTGATCGACGTCGCCACGCTCAAGCCGCTGGATTTCGCCACCATCGCCGAGTCGATTGCGAAAACCGGCCGCTGCGTGATCGTGCACGAAGCGGCGAAGACCGCCGGCTTCGGCGCCGAGATCGCCGCGCGTTGCGCCGAGGAATGCATGTTCGACCTGGTCGCCCCGGTCGAGCGCGTCACCGGCTACGACACCCACATCCCGCTGTTCCGGCTGGAAATGAAATACCTGCCGAGCACCGACAAGGTCATCGCCGCCGCCAAGCGCGCGATGGCGCATTCCTAAAGGAGCCCGCATGTCGAAGAAATTCCTGTTGCCCGACCTCGGCGAAGGCCTGCCGGACGCGACCATCGTCGAGTGGTACGTCAAGGAAGGCGACGTGATCCGCCTGGACGACAACCTGGTCTCGATGGAAACCGCCAAGGCCGTTGTCGACGTGCCTTCGCCCGTGAGCGGCAAGGTGCTGAAACTCGCTGGCGCCGCAGGCGACATCATCGTCACCGGCACCATGCTGGCGGAATTCGAGGTCGATGCCTCGCTACCGCAGCGCGCGGAAGGCCAGGACACCGGCCATCACCACGGGCCGACGCACGAGGAATCGAAACCTGCCGCCGCACCTGCCGCCAAGGCGGATGGCGATGCCGGCACCGTGGTCGGCGCGATGCAGGTCGGCGATGCGGTGGTCACGCAGGCCGCGGTTGCAGTCGGCGGCGTCAAGGCGATGCCGGCGGTGCGCGCGATGGCGCGCAAGCTCGGCGTCGATATCGCCCGTGTCGCGCCGAGTGGCGCCGACGGCACGGTATCGATGGACGATGTGAAGCGCGCCGCCGCCGATGGCTCGGCCAAACCTGGTGCCGCGCCCGCACGCACCGGCGCACAGGTCGCCGCCGCGTCAGTCGCGGCGCCTGCACCGGCATCGCGCAGCACGCTGTCGCAATCCGGCAAGCCGATGCGCACCCAGCCGCCGGGCGTGGCCGCAACCGGCCAGCCGGAACAATTGAAAGGCGTGCGCCGCAACATGGCGCGCGTGATGGCAGACGCACATGCACAAGTCGTGCCGACCACCTTGGTCGATGATGCCGACCTGCACGCATGGAGCGGTCGCCAGGACATCACCGCGCGTCTTGTCCGCGCGATTGTCGTTGCATGCAAGACCGTGCCGGCATTGAACGCCTGGTTCGACGGCGCCAACCTCACCCGCACCCTGCATCCGCACGTGGACATCGGCATTGCAGTGGACACCGACGACGGCTTGTTCGTGCCCG
This genomic interval carries:
- the pdhA gene encoding pyruvate dehydrogenase (acetyl-transferring) E1 component subunit alpha — its product is MTLAASFEIEYLQYLKPDGTLAAPLPPAVPDAAALLPLFKQMLFVRTFDTKAIALQRTGKLGTYAACLGHEATHVGIGASMQPEDVFAPSYREYGAQFMRGVRPREVLMYWGGDERGNDFEGPRNDYPWCVPISTQCLMASGAALAFKLRGEKRVAVATCGDGGSSKTDFYAAVNSAGAYSLPVVLCVINNGWAISVPRKAQTGAQTLAQKGLAGGLHCLQVDGNDLVAVLEALRRAHERARNGEGGSVIEFMTYRLHDHTTADDARRYRGEEEVKAAWLKEPFLRLRKFLTDNKLWDEEQEKAWIEECGKMVDVEINAYLETPVQPVEAMFDYLYGDMPADVMAQREQAIAAEKRA
- a CDS encoding alpha-ketoacid dehydrogenase subunit beta produces the protein MSDQPIALIEAITQALAYELRNDPSVVVLGEDVGVNGGVFRATAGLSATFGTERILDTPLDETTIAGLTVGMASQGMKPVAEAQFDGFMYPMVDFIVCHAARMRYRTRGRLTCPMVLRVPWGGGIRAPEHHSEANESIFTNVPGLRVVMPSSPQRAYGLLLAAIRDPDPVIYMEPKRIYRQYKELVPDDGEALPLDVCYVLRDGSDVTLVTWGAQVKETLEAAEKLAADGISAEVIDVATLKPLDFATIAESIAKTGRCVIVHEAAKTAGFGAEIAARCAEECMFDLVAPVERVTGYDTHIPLFRLEMKYLPSTDKVIAAAKRAMAHS
- a CDS encoding dihydrolipoamide acetyltransferase family protein; the protein is MSKKFLLPDLGEGLPDATIVEWYVKEGDVIRLDDNLVSMETAKAVVDVPSPVSGKVLKLAGAAGDIIVTGTMLAEFEVDASLPQRAEGQDTGHHHGPTHEESKPAAAPAAKADGDAGTVVGAMQVGDAVVTQAAVAVGGVKAMPAVRAMARKLGVDIARVAPSGADGTVSMDDVKRAAADGSAKPGAAPARTGAQVAAASVAAPAPASRSTLSQSGKPMRTQPPGVAATGQPEQLKGVRRNMARVMADAHAQVVPTTLVDDADLHAWSGRQDITARLVRAIVVACKTVPALNAWFDGANLTRTLHPHVDIGIAVDTDDGLFVPALRNADMLDAGGVRAAIKRLRAQVEDRSIPSGELSGYTISLSNFGMFAGRYATPVVVPPCVAIVGAGKLSHDVVAVMGGIEVHRRMPISLTFDHRACTGGEAARFLAALLDDLAQPS